In a single window of the Acyrthosiphon pisum isolate AL4f chromosome X, pea_aphid_22Mar2018_4r6ur, whole genome shotgun sequence genome:
- the LOC100575697 gene encoding uncharacterized protein LOC100575697 → MASSSKYWEPYNFSAEVLKEQRRQDKSLNNRCSYDDTVEFVWMYYDIAKRPGQERVKMGPSNKTEMGAAELEALKRQLKCINKRCTYGKTLYTAMEKVCEFYDVDYEPGKEVCSACLKKYFNQYKFPEMDLKEGQEKKNPASNFKEKIQKS, encoded by the exons ATGGCTTCATCGAGCAAATATTGGGAGCCATATAATTTCAGTGCCGAAGTATTGAAGGAACAGAGGCGTCAAGATAAATCATTAAACAATCGTTGCAGCTATGATGATACCGTGGAATTTGTGTGGATGTACTATGACATTGCTAAGAGACCTGGACAAGAG AGAGTAAAAATGGGTCCATCAAACAAAACTGAAATGGGTGCCGCAGAATTGGAGGCACTGAAGCGTCAACTCAAATGTATAAACAAGCGTTGCACTTATGGTAAAACTCTGTACACTGCGATGGAAAAGGTGTGTGAATTCTATGATGTTGATTATGAACCTGGGAAAGAG GTTTGCTCggcatgtttaaaaaaatattttaatcaatataaatttcccGAAATGGATTTGAAGGAGGGACAGGAGAAGAAAAACCCAGCAAGCAActtcaaagaaaaaatacaaaaatcttaa
- the LOC100166257 gene encoding uncharacterized protein LOC100166257 precursor (The RefSeq protein has 3 substitutions and aligns at 90% coverage compared to this genomic sequence), which produces MNGKIVLCLAAVFVGQAMSAATGSTPEVEDIKKVAEQMSQTFMSVANHLVGITPNSADAQKSIEKFRTIMTKGFTDIETEANKMKDIVRKNADPKLVEKYDELEKELKKHLSTAKDMFEDKVVKPISEKVELKKITEKVIKTTKDMEATVNQSIDGFKKQ; this is translated from the exons TAGGCCATGTCAGCCGCAACCGGTTCTGCACCTGAAGTCGAAGACATTAAGAAAGTTGCTGAACAAATGTCACAAACTTTTATGTCTGTTGCCAATCACTTAGTGGGAATTGCTCCCAACTCTGCCGATGCCCAAAAATCCATTGAAAAATTTAGAACTATAATGACTAAAGGGTTCACAGac ATTGAAACCGAAGCTAATAAAATGAAGGATATCGTTCGCAAAAACGCTGACCCGAAATTGGTTGAAAAATACGATGAATTAGAAAAGGAGTTGAAAAAACATCTTAGTACTGCCAAAGACATGTTCGAAGATAAAGTCGTCAAACCCATCAGCGAAAAGGTAGAATTAAAGAAAATCACCGAAAAAGTTATCAAAACTACCAAGGATATGGAA GCTACCGTGAACCAGTCCATCGACGGATTTAAGAAACaatga